CGAACAGGGCTTAGCCAACCGGGTGAAATACCTGCTGAGCCAACCTGTCACTGTCGATATGCTCCGCGTAGAGCGCTGGATCGATCGCTTCGTTGCCAGTACCAAGCTCCAATTGTCCCCGCAGCAGCGGCAGGCAGTCGTCATGGCAGCCTCGCATCGGGTACTCATCCTCACGGGCGGACCCGGAACCGGAAAGACCTTCTGCACCCGCACGATCGTTGCCCTTTGGAAAGCGATGGGCAAGACAATTACGCTTGCTTCTCCCACCGGACGCGCTGCCCAGCGCCTCAGTGAGATGACCGGGCAGGAAGCGAAAACCCTGCATCGCCTGCTGGAGATCGACCCCAAGACGATGAAGTTCAAGCGAGACCAGGACAACCCCATCCCGGCTGAAGCGATCGTGGTGGATGAGGCTTCGATGATGGATCTATTCCTAGCCAATTCGCTGTTTAAGGCAATTGCTCCTAATGCTCATCTCTTAATTGTGGGAGACACGGATCAGTTACCCAGTGTCGGTCCGGGTGCCGTGTTAAATGATTTGATTGCCTCTGGACTCATGCCCGTCGTTCGGCTCACTCAGGTCTTTCGACAGGCACAGCAATCTGCAATAGTCACCAATGCTCACCGGATTAATGGAGGAGAACTCCCCCAGCTAGAACGGATAAACAATCAGCCCAAATCCGACTGTCTCTGGTTCGTGGCTGAAAGTTCCCAGTATGGCGTCGCTGGCATTCAAGATATGGTGACTCATCTCATCCCACAGCTCGGATTTGACCCAGCACGAGATGTCCAGGTGCTTTGTCCCATGAGCCGGGGTGAGATGGGCACTCGCAACCTGAACCAGGTTCTCCAGCAGCTCATTAATCCTCCCCATTCCAGCAAAGCAGAACTGGTGCGGGGAGGCATGACATTGAGAGTGGGCGATCGCATTCTACAACTAAAGAATGACTACAACCGCGAGGTATTCAACGGCGACCTGGGAATTATCACCGCGATCGACACTGAAGAGCAGGAATTATTAGCGCGATTTGGGGAACGGGAGGTGGCTTACGACTACGCCGACTTAGATGAAATCACGTTGGCATTTGCGACGACAATTCACAAGTCTCAGGGCAGCGAATATCCGGTCGTGATTCTTCCTATCTTCACGCAGCACCAGATTATGCTCTCGCGCAACTTAATCTATACGGGGCTGACCCGTGCCCGTCGTCTGGTTATTCTGGTGGGCGGACAAAAGGCAATCGCAACGGCAATTAGTCAAGTGAGGGATCAGCAACGCTACACCCTGCTGGCACACCGACTGAAAACAGCCGCCGCTCTTTGATCTCCAACCTCCGCCTCTCATCCGATCGAACCCAGCATTTTTGCCTTGGACCGGCTTTGGATGAGAGAAGTTGGGAGAGCTATGCTTTTTCCGACGAGTACTGAATTTGCTCTTGCCACCACCTTCTCTTTTGCTTACACTACAACTTACACTACCAATTGAACTTTACCCAGAACCCCTTAGCTGTGCCCAGATCGCTAAACCTGAAGTGCCTGGAATGCAGTCGCCTGACGATCGAGCAGGCGATCGAGCAGCATGGGGAAAGTGGGGACGGGTGCTGGAATCCTGCGACCTGTCATCGAAAGCGATCGCATTATCGGAATCGCCCGGACGTCAATGCAAAGCGACGAGGGCAAAGAGTTGCGGAGCAAGAGCTTCAAAAACTCATGCAAGTCGGCGAGATACCTTTTACTGAACGATTGGACGTTGTTCCTAAAACGCCGCCAGTCGCATTGCTCTACCTGTACCGGGAGGATCGACCCGATGCTCATCTCCATGCGATCGCGATTAGCGTTTGGCAGGGAGATCGAAAGATAGCCGTCATTCCCCCCAAGCACTGCATCGGTATGGCAAACCGTCACGTCAGGCAATATCTTCTAGAAACCCTGGCAACCTTGGGAGAGAAGTACGGCATCCGAGAATTTGAACCTGAAATTTTGATGCACCCCAAAGAGTGCCCGATCGATCCTTGCCCACTGCGAGGGCTATAGCCATGCCGCCAGAGGAAAGCCAGGAGAAGCCATTAATCAATGCCTTGCCTTTCCTAGTGGCGGCAGCAAAAGCCGACCCTGAAAATGTAGAGCTTCAGGAGATCTGGCAGACGATCGATCAGTTACAGCAGAAGGAAATAGACTGGCAGCAGCTTCACTTGCTGGGAGACATCATCCTTCAGCTTGCCGAACGCTATGAGAATTATGCCAACCTGCTGCTGATTGATTGGGAAGAACGGCATGACCCACTGGGTCCACCCATTCAAGAAGGATTGCTTGATGGACTGGTACAGCGCACCATGTACCTTGACATTTCTGACCTGACAAAGAAACCAACGCGGCGATCGAAGGGGAAGAAACAGCCGGAGTCAGAAGACAACCCCTCGCTCGCTCAGCCCGTTGAAAAGGAAAAGGTGCTGGCGTTTGTTCAGGCACAGGAAGAATCGATTCAAACCAAAGCGCAAGCTCTGGCAGTGGCACACGATGAAAATGTCTCAGGCTGGATTCGATCGGTTCAACTCTGGATGCAGGGACAAGCGCAGGAACATTACACGCTCATTGAGATTCAGCAGGGAACTCATCTACCTCTGATTAAACTGTGGCTGGCACTGCTGCTGGGGCAATTTGAGATAGAGCAACAGGGGGACTTTTATGAAAGGGCTTCAATAGTGGTGCGTCATCCAGGGTCAGAGCTTGCCTAATTCTGATAAGCCGGCTTTGCCAGAACCACCCCAGCAAAAATAATCAGCAGTCCACCCAGAATTTTCTCAAGCGTCAGTGCCTCTTCCAGGAATGCTGTTCCGATCACCACGGTTACGATCGGTTCCAGGTTGGAGAGAATTGAGGCATTGACGCTGCCAATCAGTTTGATGCCCTGAAACAATAGCCCGATCGCAAAAGCAGCACAAACCACTCCAATGCAGACCACGGCGAACCAGCCCAGAAGACTAACGGGAAAAGTGAACCCCTGAAAAATTTCAGTGACCCCATAAACAGCGGCGGCGGATGCACTCATAATCGCAACCGAGGGGACTGCCTGCTCCTGTGCCAAAATGTCTTCGCTCAGTACGACGTATCCGGCATAGACAACCGCTGCCCCTAACGCAAAGAGAATTCCTGCAACAGTTCCGGAATTTGCCTGCTCGATCGTCGGACCAATCACCAGATACGATCCTAAAATAGCAAGCACCAACGCTGCGTTTTTCTCAAAGGGAACGCGCCTCCCTCTAAGCAGTGAGAAGCAGACGACAAAGGCAGGGTACAGGTACAGCAGAAGCGTTGCCAAGCTACCGTTGATTAACGTCAGACTCGAAAAAAAGCAAAAGGACTGCAAAACAAATCCCACGCTTCCCAGTCCAATCAACCAAATCAAGTTTTTCCCAGTCGGGAAGGACTGCCGCTGGAATAAAGCTAAGGCACTGAGACACAGGAAGGCGATCGTGAATCGAAAAAATAGAAGTGTTTTGGGGTCAACGCCAGAGCTATAAGCAATTTGGGAAAAAAGGGGGATCGTACCGAAACAGGTTGCGGAAGCAATGACACAAATTACTCCCAGTAAAAGCGTTTTTCTATCCATGAACAAAGGGTGATGTCGTCTAACATTAATACGCTTGAACTAGCTTTTTGGATGATTTTTTTGCTGCTTGCACCCTGCAAAGAATTATCAAGAATTTGGGCACTCTAGTAGAAAAAACGTTGCAAGAAGTCCAACACAATTTCCCTTGTGCTGAAAGTTTTCATTCATGGCACTATTCCTGACCGATTACAGCCATCGCTTTCAAAAGGTAACTCCCGGAGAGCGTCGCTTTATGGAGCGATTGCGGCAGAAACTGGAAGATGATTACCTCATCTGGTACGATGCGCCGATCGGACGAAAACGGCAGCATCCTGACTTCATCATTCTCCATCCAGAGCGTGGGCTAATTGTTCTGGAGATCAAGGACTGGCGGCTAGACACGATTCGCCAAATTAACCCTTCTACCGTCACACTGCTCACGCCCAATGGAGAAAAGGAAGAGCGCAATCCACTGGAACAAGCTCGTGCTTATACGATCGCAATTAAGGAACTGCTAGAGCGCGACAAATTACTGATTCAGCATGATGGGCGACATAAAGGAAAACTTGCATTTCCCTATAGTTACGGAGTTATCCTATCAAACATCACTCGCGCCACTTTCAAGTCACAGCCTGCGCTCACCGCTGCCATTGAGCCGAACTTGGTCATTTGCAAGGATGAGATGACGGAGAAAGTAGACCCAGATAAAGCATTGCGGTGGATTACAGGCAGATTTCGCAAGCTGCGGCTCATCGTTTGTCACGCTCTAAGTCGTAGAAGGCTTTTTCATAAAGCCACTTCTCTGGACGGTCAGGGTATTTTTGTTGATAGCGATCCATCAAGCGATCGGGTGCATCCTCTCCGACTTGTCGAGCTAACTTTGCGTGTAGGGGATGCGGAAAAAGCTTTTTGGGAAGCTTAGTCGGCGCATAGTCGGGAATTGAATCAGCGATCGAGATATCGGGAGGAAGATCTTCAAGTGGGTGAACTGAAGGGAAGGTATTGACCTCACTGGTGATCGGTACTGAGGACACTGAATCTACTTGTGTTGGTTCAGGTTTGGGATTAATGCTGATAGGAGGACTAATCGAATCAGTCCTTTGACTGAAACGCTTACTCTGTGCTGCTGGTTTGCTCCTTCGAGAAGCAGAGCTTCGGCTAATAGGTCTATGTCTCGATTGTCGTTGTTGTTGGATTTCATGCCACAACAAGTAAACGCAGCCAATGGCGATCGCAGCAAAGATGAATTTGATAATCGATGGGTTGTCCGCAAGATGCCGGGTTGCTTGATTCAGCATGAGATTGCAAGAAAAACTAAGTAGAAATCGCCCTACGTCAGCATTCTTTTATCATGCCCATTGGTGACTACTCACACGCAGCTAGAAGGCTGGGATCTGTTGCCAGAACGACTGTTGATGTTTGACGCTTTACCTGAGTAATCAGGTCAGCCTCAGCGAATGTTCTAGAGTGACCAGTTTGTGTCGTTCATTCTACTTGTCACCGTTGCGCTGCTCTACATCCCTAATTGCTAACCACCAACAATAATTCTCAGAATATTTCCCTTCCTTGCCGAAACGCTTCCTTGCAACGAGTCTTTCAGCCTCTTCTACGTCACCAGCCAGCATCGAAATCAGCTTTTCTCTCAACTTGCTATCAACCTCTCCTCGCTCTTTGATCCTCTTAATCAATGCAGATTTGGACTTAAGTTTCTTCTTCCGCTCTCTAAAACGAAAGAAGTTAATCAACAGGATTGTGCATATTACTATCATCAAGCCAACTATAAATTCCATATCACTTAAACCGAACCATCTGTCCACCCACACTTTGAGCAGTCCCAGTAAGTGCGATCAACTTGTCGCTGCGCGTCGCGCCGTGGCGTGTTGCAATCGTAGTCGGAGGCAAATGGATGCCGGCACTGGGGACACATCCCAGTAAATAGAGGATGCCAGAGCAGCAGTTCAAGCTGCTGGGATTTAGTGAGACGTTCGACCGGGGAAGCAATCAGATCACCGTTGTACGTGCCAAACTCTTGCGGTTCCCACCAGCCGTCGCTTTCTAAATAATTTGGATCAAGTTTATAGCCAGGGCATCGCTTCAAATCCTCCGCAACTCCATAAGGATGTATGGCACACAGCGAATAGAAGCTGCGAGCGTTATTGCGGCAATGCTCACATTGAGGTAAGCGTCGAATGCGGCGTTCGGTCATAGCTCACTACGGCATCCAGCCGCGATCGTTCAAGTCGATTGTCTCCTGTAAAGCTTTCCCGGTTGACTTTCCACGCATATAAGCTCTCAGCAGCCGATGCAGTTCCAAAATTTGGATGCCCTCAATCCTCCCTGTCCACAATAAGTCTTCGATCTGTTGAATATAGTGCTTAAGCTTCATATCATCGCCCTTCACATACCCGTCCATCACCATCTCGATCGAGACGAAACGGATCACCAGGGAAAGCATTGAAAACCCTTTGCGCCTCCGCCTGTGATCGGAAGTCTGAGCAATCACAGTCCGAATTAACGCAGGGCGGGAAGTTGGAAGTGGTTTGTGCTGGGGTCGGTCTTGCAGGAGCAGGAGCAGGAGAACTGGGAACCGATCGTACTCCTCGCCGCCAATCCCACGGCATTACAGCATTGGACTGTGCCCAAAAATTGCGTCGTGCCGATCGCGCCTCTGCTTCTGCTGCCAGAAGATCGTTCCGTGAGTTAGGGCAGTTGTTCAGATAATCCCGGTACACCACGGCATGACCCTCCTGCACCATCTGGAGGTTGATCGATCGTCCATTGGCAAACACTACTCCTACCGTTCGTCCATAACGGTCGGTGTCCGTGGGGATGATTTGCACGGACTGCCCACGGGGAAGAAGTTGACGCAGGCGATCGGCTGCTGCTTGTCCTCCAGGCTGCGAGGCTTCAGCAGAATCGATGCAGCTTAACCGCACTGTAATTGATTGTCCTCCTTGATCCACGCGCAATGTATCACCATCTCCTGTCGAGATTACAGTCGCGTTAATCGTTTGGGCGATCGCTTGTCGCTGCGCAACTGCGCGTAGCGCAGAAGCGGTCGTTCGGGTCGGAGACAGTAAGTTGAGGCAGAGCGGAGCTAGAGCAAGGATGAGAAAGGGCGATCGAGACATCAGATGGCTTTCAAGCATTTGTATCTAGCGTTCCCATTTGAGATTGAAATCGCTGCACGATGCAGGGCAAAACTGCTCTAGCTAACCACGGTACTTACTAATTCTTTCGTGACCCAGTGCAGAATATTGACCCCATTCCCTGAGCGAACAGTTATGTACTATGGCTCACCGATCTGAAGCTACTCCTCTGGCTCTCCAAAATCTCGATCGACCAGATGAGATCGCTCCTGTTGCCGCTGCATAAGTTCATCCAGAAGTTTAAGCTGCTGTTCCAGCTCAACGATCGCCTCTCGGCGGGCGATTCGTCGTCGCCAGTCCTGATGCTTACTGCTATTTTCCCTTCCGAGCCTAGCGACCATAGACTGCTTTCCATTTTTCTCCTTCAACAACCGAGCATAATGGTAGGTCTTGCCCTTAGAGACGGTTGGTGCAATAGAGACGAAGTACAGTGCAGGAGCCACTTGCCCAGTTTTACGAATCGCTTCGATGTGTTGCAGAAGGCATTCTTTTTCTGCTGCCAGGTTGGGGGAAGAAGTGGGCATTTTTGTCAGGTTCAGAAATTTACCTTACAAAACATCAGTAATCCTTAAAAGAGGAGACTTTTTTGTTCAAGCATATGCATTTTAACAAAGTTTGTCATGTGTATAACTGAACATGACAAACTTTGTTAAAAGACTGAAACTAGTTCAAGGTGTAGTTTCGGGAGGCAATCGCCCTACTGAGCAGGACTACCTCACCTCGTAAAGTCTCAAGTTTATAAGGATGCAGCTATTGTGATATTTCTATCCAGTGTTGCCCGGAACGAGTAGAAGTAAACGATGTATGGGCTACAGATAAGCATGATCTTTTCTAGTGGAGGACTGAAGGCAGACGGAGTTTAGGCAGTTTCCCTTGATACAAGCTTTAAACTGACTCTCTGTTTTGGATAAGTTTTTGTTGAAAATGCCGAATACAGGGGAATTCTGTAGGAAGAATGAACTACGTGCTGTATCCGTGGTCCCACTGAACTCCGCTGCTTTATGGGCACAAGCAAGAAATCCAAACTCCTCACCCAATTTCAAGAATTTCTAAACTCCTATGTGCCCTCTCCAACAGGACAGCAGCACAGTAGCCTGTATAGTCAACATCGGCAAGCTGGGCGACAAAATTTTCAAGAGGTGCTTGCGGCTAAAGCGCACGGCGAAGATATTACTGATTTAGTGCTGCTCAAGCTATTACCCTATGCTGGCTCAGCCAGCAATCGCGCCAAAGGAGCCTGGGTTCATCATGCTCCGTCTATCACGAGTGATTTAAGAAAATGGTATGAGGCAGATGGTTCAGCCTATGATTGGAAGTCGATCGGCAACTCTATCTTCGATTTTATTCAACGGTGCAACAACCAACCCACTGAACTTGAACAAGCTTGCAAATATTTTTCAGAGCTTCCCCATACCAAAGGTTTTCAGGCAGGTTTCCTAACACCGATCCTGAATGCGTTGCGCTCTGAAGAGTTTCTACTAATCAACAGCAAATCACAAAAAACAATCAGCTACTTCACCGATCAAAGATATAGCTCAAAGCTCAGCTGTTATCCAGAAACAAACCGTGCAGGTCATGGGCTGATCCAGATACTGACATCAGAAATTGATTTAAGCCAAAAATCCACTTTGAGCAATGCAGATCAATTCGATATGTTCTGCCATTGGCTGGTAGCAGTCAAAAAATTTTCCTTTAGTAAAAGTCGCGGGGCGCAAAAATCCGCTGAATTTTTTGATGAGATCCCTGAGGAAGTAGTGATTAATTCTGATTGTCCATTTACATCCAAAACTTTTGACCTTCTAGCAGAACTCAGTGCCAACCCGAAGAAGACAACCTACTTGGCGCGAAAGGATGAGTTCAAGCGGGAGTTAGAGGAGCCATTCCAAAAACTATTCCGACAAATCGCAAATCAGCTTCCAGATTCCATTAAGGAACGTATGGAGACTGAGCGCAAGTTGTTTGCTCGCATTCCCAAAAATGATTTCAATCATGGAGGAGCTTGGGATTTTTACTGGGGAGCTTTTTATGCTAAAGGTGGCAAGCGCATTGAGGATGCTCAACTGTTTCTCTGGATAAACAATGAGCGTCTGGAATTCGGCTTCTATATTGGGCAGTATGGAAGCCAACAGCGGCAACGCTTCCTCAAAAACTGCCAGGATAACCGCGAAGTATTGTATTCGTTATTAGACGAGAGTTTATCGAATAGCAAGATCTGGTACGGTAGCCGTGCCAATCCAACTTATTTCACCTGGGAGGAGTGGCTCAAATCACCAGGGCAACTAGATATCCATGTAGCGATCTCATTGCCCCAGAAAGAAGTCTTAGAAACTTCTACCGATGAACTCACTCCGCAGATTCTAGAAACCTATAAACTGCTCTTTCCGTTGGTACTACTGGCGTTGGATGATAATCCTATGCCTGCTTTGGCAGAATACCTGGAACCCGATGAACCAATAGTCGATATTCCACCAATAAATCCAATCTATACTCTTGCTCAATGT
The Leptolyngbya ohadii IS1 genome window above contains:
- the recD2 gene encoding SF1B family DNA helicase RecD2, with protein sequence MTTDAMQQSLGTNTQPTLERLQGVVERITYHSAESGYTVARLKAPRMSELITIVGSFANLQAGQTLQMQGTWREHPKYGPQFQVTQYQETKPATLTGIEKYLGSGLIKGVGPVTAKRIVAHFGVETLDIIEHHLDRLVEVPGIAKKRIKMIQAAWVEQKAIKEVMLFLQTHGVSTTYAVKIFKHYGDESIQIVTANPYRLATDVYGIGFVTADAIARNFGVHPNSEFRYRAGLLHILSEAAEEGHCFLPQPELVERTVERLALPDHRIDASDILALTTDMTIDGELMMQGGTGDLQGQFLCYAPPFFHTEQGLANRVKYLLSQPVTVDMLRVERWIDRFVASTKLQLSPQQRQAVVMAASHRVLILTGGPGTGKTFCTRTIVALWKAMGKTITLASPTGRAAQRLSEMTGQEAKTLHRLLEIDPKTMKFKRDQDNPIPAEAIVVDEASMMDLFLANSLFKAIAPNAHLLIVGDTDQLPSVGPGAVLNDLIASGLMPVVRLTQVFRQAQQSAIVTNAHRINGGELPQLERINNQPKSDCLWFVAESSQYGVAGIQDMVTHLIPQLGFDPARDVQVLCPMSRGEMGTRNLNQVLQQLINPPHSSKAELVRGGMTLRVGDRILQLKNDYNREVFNGDLGIITAIDTEEQELLARFGEREVAYDYADLDEITLAFATTIHKSQGSEYPVVILPIFTQHQIMLSRNLIYTGLTRARRLVILVGGQKAIATAISQVRDQQRYTLLAHRLKTAAAL
- a CDS encoding DMT family transporter, giving the protein MDRKTLLLGVICVIASATCFGTIPLFSQIAYSSGVDPKTLLFFRFTIAFLCLSALALFQRQSFPTGKNLIWLIGLGSVGFVLQSFCFFSSLTLINGSLATLLLYLYPAFVVCFSLLRGRRVPFEKNAALVLAILGSYLVIGPTIEQANSGTVAGILFALGAAVVYAGYVVLSEDILAQEQAVPSVAIMSASAAAVYGVTEIFQGFTFPVSLLGWFAVVCIGVVCAAFAIGLLFQGIKLIGSVNASILSNLEPIVTVVIGTAFLEEALTLEKILGGLLIIFAGVVLAKPAYQN
- a CDS encoding nuclease-related domain-containing protein encodes the protein MALFLTDYSHRFQKVTPGERRFMERLRQKLEDDYLIWYDAPIGRKRQHPDFIILHPERGLIVLEIKDWRLDTIRQINPSTVTLLTPNGEKEERNPLEQARAYTIAIKELLERDKLLIQHDGRHKGKLAFPYSYGVILSNITRATFKSQPALTAAIEPNLVICKDEMTEKVDPDKALRWITGRFRKLRLIVCHALSRRRLFHKATSLDGQGIFVDSDPSSDRVHPLRLVELTLRVGDAEKAFWEA
- a CDS encoding thermonuclease family protein encodes the protein MLESHLMSRSPFLILALAPLCLNLLSPTRTTASALRAVAQRQAIAQTINATVISTGDGDTLRVDQGGQSITVRLSCIDSAEASQPGGQAAADRLRQLLPRGQSVQIIPTDTDRYGRTVGVVFANGRSINLQMVQEGHAVVYRDYLNNCPNSRNDLLAAEAEARSARRNFWAQSNAVMPWDWRRGVRSVPSSPAPAPARPTPAQTTSNFPPCVNSDCDCSDFRSQAEAQRVFNAFPGDPFRLDRDGDGRVCEGR
- a CDS encoding McrB family protein is translated as MLAAKAHGEDITDLVLLKLLPYAGSASNRAKGAWVHHAPSITSDLRKWYEADGSAYDWKSIGNSIFDFIQRCNNQPTELEQACKYFSELPHTKGFQAGFLTPILNALRSEEFLLINSKSQKTISYFTDQRYSSKLSCYPETNRAGHGLIQILTSEIDLSQKSTLSNADQFDMFCHWLVAVKKFSFSKSRGAQKSAEFFDEIPEEVVINSDCPFTSKTFDLLAELSANPKKTTYLARKDEFKRELEEPFQKLFRQIANQLPDSIKERMETERKLFARIPKNDFNHGGAWDFYWGAFYAKGGKRIEDAQLFLWINNERLEFGFYIGQYGSQQRQRFLKNCQDNREVLYSLLDESLSNSKIWYGSRANPTYFTWEEWLKSPGQLDIHVAISLPQKEVLETSTDELTPQILETYKLLFPLVLLALDDNPMPALAEYLEPDEPIVDIPPINPIYTLAQCADDTHFSAEQLDTWLRAIERKKQAVLYGPPGTGKTFVAQKLAKHLISEGDGFFDVVQFHPAYTYEDFIQGIRPKRVDGGLDYSIVPGRFLEFCKKARQCRDRCVLIIDEINRANLAQVFGELMYLMEYRDAKIHLASGEAFSIPANVRIIGTMNTADRSIALVDHALRRRFAFLYLPPNYEGLRKFHASTGYSVDKLVSQLAQINAQIGDRHYEIGTSFFLRQDIEVQLQSIWQLEIEPYLEEFFFDQPDKVKRFQWEAVKSQLIS